The proteins below come from a single Periophthalmus magnuspinnatus isolate fPerMag1 chromosome 7, fPerMag1.2.pri, whole genome shotgun sequence genomic window:
- the smc1a gene encoding structural maintenance of chromosomes protein 1A, producing MGYLKLIEIENFKSYKGRQIIGPFHKFTAIIGPNGSGKSNLMDAISFVLAEKTSNLRVKTLKDLIHGAPVGKPAANRAFVSMVYQEDNGEERSFTRVIIGASSEYRINNKVVGLPEYSEELEKLGILIKARNFLVFQGAVESIAMKNPKERTALFEEISRSGELAQEYDRRKKEMVKAEEDTQFNYHRKKNIAAERKEAKQEKEEAERYQRLKDEVARASVQLQLFKLYHNETEIEKLNKELGQRNKEIDKDRKRMDHVEEELKEKKKELGRLMREQQTIEKEIKEKDSELNQKRPQYIKAKENTSHKIKKLEAARKSLQNAQKMYKKRKADMDELDKEMRAVELAKQDFEERMEEEAQSQGQDLTLEENQVKQYHRLKEEASKRAATLAQELEKFNRDQKADQDRLDLEERKKVETEAKIKQKIREIEENQKRIEKLEDYITTSRQSLDEQKRMEEELTEEVEMAKRRIDEINMELNQVMEQLGDARIDRQENSRQQRKAEIMESIKRLYPGSVYGRLIDLCQPTQKKYQIAVTKVLGKNMDAIIVDSEKTGRDCIQYIKEQRGEPETFLPLDYLEVKPTDEKLRELRGAKLVIDVIRYEPPHIKKALQYACGNALVCENVEDARRIAFGGPYRHKTVALDGTLFQKSGVISGGASDLKAKARRWDEKAVDKLKEKKEKLTDELKEQMKAKRKEAELRQVQSQAHGLQMRLKYSQSDLEQTKTRHLSLNMQEKSKLESELANFGPRINDIKRIIQSREREITDLRDRMNLVEDEVFVEFCKEIGVRNIREFEEEKVKRQNEIAKKRLEFETQKTRLGIQLDYEKNQLKEDQEKVMMWEQTVKKDENEIERLKKEEHRHMKIIDETMAQLQDLKNQHLTKKSEVNDKNHEMEEIRKKLGGANKELTQLQKEVTAIETKLEQKRSDRHNLLQACKMQDIRLPLRSGTMDDISQGEGSSQNEESSSQRTSSNVSAKEALIEIDYSHLSEDLKDALSEEEIKAETNTLQQRLNEQQSILQRISAPNMKAMEKLESVRDKFQETSDEFEAARKRAKKAKQAFEQIKKERFDRFNTCFESVATNIDEIYKSLSRNSSAQAFLGPENPEEPYLDGINYNCVAPGKRFRPMDNLSGGEKTVAALALLFAIHSYKPAPFFVLDEIDAALDNTNIGKVANYIKDQSVQNFQAIVISLKEEFYTKADSLIGVYPEQGDCVISKVLTFDLSQYPDANPNPNE from the exons ATGGGATACCTAAAGCTTATAGAAATAGAGAACTTCAAGTCATACAAAGGCAGGCAGATCATCGGTCCATTCCACAAGTTCACAGCGATCATCGGACCCAATGGATCTG gCAAGTCCAATCTGATGGATGCCATCAGCTTTGTTTTGGCAGAGAAGACCAGTAATTTGCGAGTTAAAACCCTTAAAGATCTTATCCATGGAGCACCTGTTGGAAAACCAGCTGCTAACAGAGCTTTTGTCAGTATGGTTTATCAGGAGGATAATGGAGAGGAGCGTTCTTTTACACGAGTCATTATTG GAGCTTCCTCTGAGTATCGCATCAACAACAAAGTAGTTGGTCTGCCTGAATACAGCGAAGAGCTGGAAAAACTTGGGATCCTGATCAAAGCAAGAAATTTCCTTGTTTTCCAG GGAGCTGTTGAATCCATTGCAATGAAAAACCCTAAGGAGCGAACAGCTTTGTTTGAGGAGATCTCTCGCTCTGGAGAACTGGCTCAAGAATATGACCGGAGGAAGAAGGAAATGGTGAAAGCAGAGGAGGACACTCAATTTAATTACcatagaaagaaaaacattgctGCTGAGCGCAAAGAGGCCAAACAAGAAAAGGAAGAG GCTGAACGTTATCAACGTCTGAAAGATGAAGTAGCTAGGGCCAGTGTTCAGCTGcaactttttaaattgtatcaCAATGAGACAGAGATTGAGAAACTCAACAAAGAACTTGGTCAGCGTAATAAGGAGATAGACAAGGATCGCAAACGTATGGACCATGTtgaggaggagctgaaggaaaagaaaaaagaattgGGCAGGCTGATGAGAGAGCAGCAGACTATTGAAAAAGAAATCAA GGAGAAAGACTCTGAGTTGAACCAAAAGAGGCCACAATACATCAAGGCTAAAGAAAACACATCACACAAAATCAAAAAGCTTGAAGCAGCCCGAAAATCACTGCAAAACGCCCAGAAGATGTACAAAAAGCGTAAAGCAGATATGGACGAGCTGGACAAAGAGATGAGGGCAGTCGAACTGGCAAAGCAAGATTTTGAGGAGCGCATGGAAGAGGAGGCTCAAAGCCAGGGTCAAGATTTAACACTGGAGGAAAAccag GTTAAACAGTACCATCGTTTGAAAGAGGAGGCCAGTAAACGAGCAGCTACTTTGGCTCAGGAATTGGAAAAGTTCAACCGTGACCAAAAGGCAGACCAGGACCGCCTTGAtttagaagagagaaagaaagtggaGACGGAG GCCAAAATCAAACAGAAGATTCGTGAAATTGAAGAAAACCAGAAGCGTATTGAAAAACTGGAAGACTATATTACTACCAGCCG ACAGTCTCTTGATGAGCAGAAACGTATGGAGGAGGAGCTGACTGAAGAGGTGGAGATGGCCAAGAGGAGGATTGATGAAATCAACATGGAGCTTAACCAG GTAATGGAGCAGCTGGGAGATGCCAGGATTGACAGGCAGGAGAACAGCAGACAGCAACGCAAGGCTGAGATCATGGAGAGTATTAAAAGACTCTACCCTGGCTCTGtg TATGGTCGGCTGATCGACTTGTGTCAACCAACTCAGAAGAAGTATCAAATTGCTGTGACCAAAGTGTTGGGGAAGAACATGGATGCCATCATTGTTGACTCTGAAAAAACTGGCAGAGACTGTATTCAGTATAtcaaggagcagagaggagagcctGAGACTTTCCTCCCACTTGATTACCTCGAG GTTAAGCCAACTGACGAGAAACTGAGAGAACTACGTGGAGCCAAGCTGGTGATTGATGTAATTCGCTATGAACCCCCTCACATTAAGAAGGCCCTGCAGTATGCCTGCGGCAATGCTCTGGTCTGTGAGAATGTAGAAGACGCACGAAGAATTGCTTTTGGAGGGCCCTACAGACACAAG ACTGTAGCCCTGGATGGTACTCTCTTCCAAAAGTCGGGTGTCATCTCTGGAGGAGCCAGCGACCTGAAGGCAAAGGCTCGCCGGTGGGATGAGAAAGCAGTGGACAAgctgaaagagaagaaagaaaaactgacTGATGAGCTCAAG GAGCAAATGAAAGCCAAAAGGAAAGAGGCTGAGCTGCGTCAGGTTCAGTCTCAGGCGCATGGTTTACAAATGAGACTGAAATACTCCCAGAGCGACTTGGAACAGACCAAAACCCGCCATCTGTCCCTCAACATGCAG GAAAAATCAAAGCTTGAGAGTGAGCTGGCAAACTTTGGCCCTCGCATTAATGACATTAAGAGGATCATCCAATCACGTGAAAGAGAGATCACTGACCTGAGGGATCGCATGAATCTC GTAGAAGATGAGGTCTTTGTGGAGTTCTGTAAGGAGATTGGTGTGAGAAACATACGAGAATTTGAAGAGGAGAAGGTCAAGAGACAAAATGAAATTGCAAAGAAGCG CCTTGAGTTTGAGACTCAGAAGACTCGTCTGGGGATCCAGTTGGACTACGAGAAGAACCAGCTGAAGGAGGACCAGGAGAAGGTGATGATGTGGGAGCAAACTGTCAAAAAGGATGAGAATGAAATTGAACGACTGAAAAAG GAGGAACACAGGCATATGAAAATCATTGATGAAACCATGGCCCAGCTACAGGACCTGAAAAATCAGCATCTTACTAAGAAATCTGAAGTGAATGATAAAAACCATGAAATGGAAGAGATTCGCAAAAAACTGGGTGGTGCCAACAA AGAGTTGACACAACTTCAAAAAGAGGTGACAGCTATTGAGACCAAACTGGAGCAGAAGCGCAGCGACCGACACAACTTGTTACAAGCCTGTAAAATGCAGGACATCAGGCTGCCTCTTCGATCAGGGACAATGGATGATATCAGTCAGGGAGAG GGCAGTTCCCAGAATGAGGAGTCCAGCAGTCAGAGAACATCGAGCAATGTTTCAGCAAAAGAAGCTCTGATTGAAATAGACTACAGCCACCTGTCTGAAGACCTCAAG GATGCACTTTCTGAGGAAGAAATCAAAGCTGAGACAAACACACTTCAGCAGCGTTTGAATGAACAGCAGAGCATCCTTCAGAGGATTAGTGCTCCCAACATGAAAGCCATGGAGAAACTGGAGAGTGTGAGAGACAAGTTTCAAGAAACCAGTGATG AGTTTGAAGCAGCTCGTAAGAGGGCCAAGAAAGCCAAACAAGCTTTTGAACAGATCAAGAAGGAGCGCTTTGATCGCTTTAATACTTGTTTTGAATCTGTGGCCACGAACATTGATGAGATCTACAAGTCGCTTTCACGCAACAGTAGTGCCCAG GCTTTCCTTGGTCCCGAGAACCCTGAAGAGCCGTATTTAGATGGCATCAATTACAACTGTGTAGCTCCAGGAAAGCGATTCAGGCCTATGGATAATTTATCTGGAGGAGAGAAGACTGTTGCTGCCCTGGCCCTGCTATTTGCCATTCACAG CTACAAACCTGCACCATTCTTCGTTCTGGATGAGATTGATGCAGCTTTAGACAACACAAATATTGGAAAG GTGGCCAATTACATCAAAGATCAGTCTGTACAAAACTTCCAAGCTATTGTGATTTCTTTGAAGGAAGAATTCTACACAAAGGCTGATTCATTGATTGGCGTTTACCCTGAG CAAGGAGATTGTGTCATCAGCAAAGTGTTGACATTTGACCTCTCCCAGTATCCAGATGCCAACCCAAATCCAAATGAATAG
- the ribc1 gene encoding RIB43A-like with coiled-coils protein 1, with product MYKVDLPVDQSTQNAVERRRAAESARKERIFNTRLRVMGLDLHALEQQVQDRKHQQHLERQRDKDYDFLRLNHDEALMQQDNNEKQRRADLHTGELATKFWCTYQRAEDSRDADLNNDQMRALTLSVPESELGPASMQIFEGEDQGAKDSRKEQMKITERNLRAQKEDNERRRMAEKHRDMLTGQGLMYEDHRREEMRTLEEECRRVSRMALDNYNHALATEQAERKREERRREERENLAEMWHMVTSDMMTERAEAAERPGGGRPPGVMADRWKGMSPTQLSAIHKEREAQCEEKQKQQDKERSLRTSFGLQLLKSSQAAEEEEQRVAEQRRQRRAEIDLYNRQLAKEQQIHQEYLEKILYTNKPTKDYFRQFNTSSR from the exons ATGTACAAAGTGGATTTGCCTGTGGATCAGTCCACACAAAATGCCGTGGAAAGGCGCAGAGCGGCAGAATCTGCACGAAAGGAGCGTATCTTCAACACCCGGCTCCGAGTGATGGGCCTGGACCTTCACGCTCTGGAACAACAAGTGCAGGACAGAAAACACCAGCAACATTTGGAGAGACAACGGGATAAGGATTATG ATTTTCTCAGACTGAACCATGATGAAGCCCTTATGCAGCAGGACAACAATGAAAAACAGCGGCGCGCAGACTTGCATACAGGAGAACTTGCAACCAAGTTCTGGTGCACTTACCAGAGAGCTGAGGACTCCCGTGATGCAGATCTCAACAATGACCAGATGAGGGCGTTGACGCTCTCGGTTCCAGAGAGTGAGCTGGGACCTGCCAGTATGCAAATCTTTGAG GGAGAGGACCAAGGAGCAAAAGACAGCCGGAAAGAACAAATGAAAATTACGGAAAGAAATCTACGTGCACAAAAGGAAGACAATGAGCGGAGACGAATGGCAGAGAAGCATAGAG ACATGCTTACTGGTCAGGGGCTGATGTATGAGGACCACCGGCGAGAAGAGATGCGCACATTAGAGGAGGAGTGCAGAAGAGTGTCCCGCATGGCCCTGGATAACTATAACCATGCTCTG GCCACAGAGCAGgctgaaagaaagagagaagagcgcagacgagaggagagggagaaccTAGCAGAGATGTGGCACATGGTGACGTCCGACATGATGACGGAACGcgcagaggcagcagagaggCCAGGAGGAGGCAGGCCGCCCGGGGTCATGGCTGACAGGTGGAAAGGGATGAGCCCCACACAGCTCAGTGCCATCCATAAGGAGAGAGAGGCGCAGTGTGAGGAGAAACAG AAACAACAAGACAAAGAAAGAAGTTTGCGTACATCTTTTGGCTTGCAGCTGCTGAAGTCTTCTCAGgcagcagaggaagaggagcaaagAGTTGCAGAGCAAAGGAGACAAAGGAGGGCAGAAATAGACCTGTACAACAGGCAGCTGGCTAAAGAGCAGCAGATACA TCAGGAGTATTTGGAAAAAATCTTATACACCAACAAACCAACAAAGGACTACTTTCGCCAGTTCAATACAAGCTCTCGCTGA